The proteins below come from a single Tissierella sp. MB52-C2 genomic window:
- a CDS encoding type II secretion system F family protein, translating to MIYKYKAVSQTGETIEGFFEGEEESDVLAMIKGNNYIPISIERDIESDAKIDLFSKKVKKKDLAVFCRQFYTMLDAGIGIVKCLEILEKQSQNKALIKALSGVYESVQKGFTLSESMRKHKKVFPGLLINMVQAGEVSGNLDTIMERMAVHFEKENKLENKIKSAMIYPIILSIVSIGVVIFLLIAVMPTFIGMFESSGQALPLPTQILLNISNWLTEFWYLFLGGVILAVAGLILYKETPSGRITLDTIKLKIPVVKDTNVKIITSRFTRTLSTLMSSGIPLLESIEVVGRVVGNKVVENRLEKSMEDIRKGATLSNAVSETRIFPPMVDSMIKVGEESGALDDILYKTADFYDDEVEVALQRLTTLMEPIMLIVMALIIGFIVIAMAIPMFDMVNTI from the coding sequence ATGATATATAAATATAAAGCAGTATCTCAAACTGGCGAAACCATAGAAGGATTTTTTGAAGGAGAAGAAGAATCTGATGTATTAGCCATGATAAAGGGTAATAATTATATTCCGATATCTATTGAAAGAGATATAGAATCAGATGCTAAAATAGATTTATTTTCTAAAAAAGTTAAGAAAAAAGATTTAGCAGTATTTTGCCGACAATTTTACACCATGCTAGATGCAGGAATAGGTATAGTAAAATGTTTAGAAATATTAGAGAAACAATCTCAAAATAAAGCCCTAATTAAGGCTTTAAGCGGTGTCTATGAAAGTGTACAAAAAGGATTTACATTATCAGAAAGCATGAGAAAACATAAAAAAGTATTTCCTGGTCTCCTTATAAATATGGTTCAAGCAGGGGAAGTAAGTGGAAACTTAGATACTATAATGGAAAGAATGGCAGTTCATTTTGAAAAGGAAAACAAATTGGAAAACAAAATTAAATCAGCCATGATATATCCAATAATTCTTAGTATAGTGTCCATAGGTGTAGTTATATTTTTACTTATAGCAGTAATGCCTACATTTATTGGAATGTTTGAAAGTAGTGGGCAGGCCCTGCCATTACCTACACAAATACTACTAAATATAAGCAATTGGCTAACAGAGTTTTGGTATTTATTCTTAGGAGGAGTAATTTTAGCTGTGGCTGGGCTCATATTATATAAAGAAACACCATCTGGAAGAATAACATTGGATACTATAAAATTAAAGATACCAGTAGTAAAGGATACTAATGTAAAGATAATAACATCAAGATTTACAAGAACATTATCAACACTTATGTCTAGTGGTATACCACTATTGGAGTCCATAGAAGTGGTAGGTAGAGTAGTGGGAAATAAAGTAGTAGAAAATAGACTGGAAAAATCCATGGAAGATATAAGAAAAGGAGCGACTTTATCAAATGCAGTATCAGAAACAAGAATATTTCCACCAATGGTTGATTCAATGATAAAAGTAGGTGAAGAATCAGGAGCATTAGACGATATATTATATAAGACAGCAGACTTCTATGACGATGAAGTAGAAGTAGCTTTACAAAGACTGACAACACTAATGGAGCCAATAATGTTAATAGTCATGGCTCTAATAATAGGATTTATAGTAATAGCAATGGCAATACCAATGTTTGATATGGTAAATACAATCTAA
- a CDS encoding type IV pilus twitching motility protein PilT, which produces MNIVELVNIAMKKNASDIHITVGTPPILRINGELLTLESKKLMPEDTKSMVYETLDERTVKELEEKGEVDTSFSSPGVGRYRINAYKQRGSYAMALRIIPLEVPTIDELGLPSVVKDLARLPRGLILVTGPTGSGKSTTLASMINLINKERKCHILTLEDPIEYLHKHNQSIVNQREIGIDSDSFANSLRASLRQDPDVILVGEMRDLETISIALTAAETGHLVLSTLHTIGSAKTIDRVIDVFPPHQQQQVRIQFASVIKAIVSQQLLPKSDGSGRIAAFEVMVATTAIRNLIREEKIHQIDTAIQTGGKFQMQTMDNSLLDLYKKGLITKETILTQAINQDNIKKYII; this is translated from the coding sequence ATGAATATAGTAGAATTAGTAAATATAGCAATGAAAAAAAATGCATCTGATATCCATATAACAGTTGGGACTCCACCTATTTTAAGGATTAATGGTGAATTATTGACCCTTGAAAGCAAGAAATTAATGCCAGAGGATACTAAGTCCATGGTTTATGAAACTTTAGATGAAAGAACAGTAAAAGAACTGGAAGAAAAGGGAGAGGTAGATACTTCTTTTTCTAGTCCAGGAGTAGGTAGATATAGAATAAATGCATATAAACAAAGAGGCTCCTACGCCATGGCACTAAGGATAATTCCTTTAGAAGTCCCCACTATTGATGAGCTAGGACTTCCTTCTGTAGTCAAAGATTTGGCTAGACTTCCCCGTGGGCTTATTTTAGTTACAGGGCCAACGGGAAGCGGAAAATCAACAACCTTAGCTTCCATGATAAACTTAATCAACAAAGAGAGGAAATGTCATATTTTAACACTGGAGGACCCTATAGAGTATCTCCATAAACACAACCAAAGCATAGTAAATCAAAGAGAAATAGGAATAGACTCCGATTCCTTTGCCAACAGTCTAAGGGCTTCCCTACGCCAAGATCCAGATGTTATATTAGTGGGAGAAATGAGAGATTTAGAGACCATATCCATAGCCCTTACGGCAGCAGAAACAGGACATTTAGTATTGTCCACATTACATACCATAGGTTCTGCTAAGACTATAGATAGGGTAATAGATGTATTTCCCCCTCATCAGCAGCAACAGGTGAGAATACAGTTTGCATCAGTAATCAAAGCCATAGTATCACAACAGTTGCTACCAAAGTCAGATGGTAGTGGAAGAATAGCTGCCTTTGAAGTTATGGTAGCCACCACAGCCATAAGGAATCTAATTAGAGAAGAAAAAATCCATCAAATAGATACAGCAATTCAAACAGGAGGAAAGTTTCAAATGCAAACTATGGACAATTCCTTACTAGATCTATATAAGAAAGGATTAATAACGAAAGAAACAATTTTAACTCAAGCTATTAACCAAGATAATATAAAAAAATATATTATTTAG